Proteins co-encoded in one Leucobacter exalbidus genomic window:
- a CDS encoding ABC transporter permease yields the protein MVVDTPTPVAAARRTAGGGGLWRYILIRLVLIIPTVLILVTVVFFLMRLTGDPITAALGGRLPPDQLAARIHEAGFDRPIFVQYLDYLGGIFRGDFGTSITDRRPVTEILLQYGSATIELAFYALVVAFAVSIPLGLVAAYRRDKWQDAVLRIMAILAYATPIFFVGLLLKLVFSVWLGWMPVSGRAGTQTELTMSGIDSATGFYLLDAIRLGDGAAISDVLWHAILPAVALGLLTAGVFLRLVRTNVIGTLGQQYVTSGRSRGVSEFRLTTKHAFRPALIPIITVMGMQIAMLLAGAVLTETTFEWKGIGFMLAEYLKARDFVAVQGIVVMIAVVVAVTNFIVDLVAAAIDPRVRY from the coding sequence GGGGAGGGCTGTGGCGATACATTCTGATTCGCCTCGTGCTCATCATCCCGACCGTGCTCATTCTGGTCACCGTCGTATTCTTTTTGATGCGGCTCACCGGTGACCCCATCACGGCCGCGCTCGGTGGCCGATTGCCGCCAGATCAGCTCGCGGCCCGCATTCACGAGGCCGGCTTCGACCGACCCATTTTCGTGCAGTACCTCGATTACCTAGGCGGCATCTTCCGCGGTGACTTTGGCACCTCGATTACCGACCGCCGCCCCGTCACCGAGATCCTGCTGCAGTACGGCTCGGCCACGATCGAGCTGGCGTTCTACGCGCTCGTCGTTGCCTTCGCGGTCAGCATTCCGCTCGGCCTGGTCGCCGCTTACCGCCGCGATAAGTGGCAGGACGCGGTGCTGCGCATCATGGCGATTCTCGCCTACGCAACCCCCATCTTTTTTGTCGGGCTGCTGCTCAAGCTCGTGTTCTCGGTGTGGCTGGGGTGGATGCCCGTTTCGGGCCGCGCCGGCACCCAGACCGAACTCACGATGAGCGGTATTGACTCGGCCACCGGTTTCTACCTGCTCGATGCGATCAGGCTAGGCGATGGCGCCGCGATCAGTGACGTGCTGTGGCACGCCATTTTGCCTGCCGTAGCTCTTGGCCTGCTCACCGCGGGCGTTTTCTTGCGCCTGGTGCGCACCAACGTTATCGGCACGCTCGGCCAGCAGTACGTGACGAGCGGCCGCTCACGCGGTGTCAGCGAGTTTCGGCTCACCACCAAGCACGCGTTCCGCCCGGCCCTCATACCCATCATCACCGTGATGGGTATGCAGATCGCCATGCTGCTCGCGGGCGCGGTGCTCACCGAGACCACCTTCGAGTGGAAGGGCATCGGCTTCATGCTCGCCGAATATCTGAAGGCGCGTGACTTCGTGGCGGTGCAGGGCATCGTCGTGATGATCGCCGTCGTCGTCGCGGTCACCAACTTCATCGTTGACCTGGTCGCCGCGGCCATCGACCCGAGAGTGAGGTACTAA